From the genome of Oncorhynchus tshawytscha isolate Ot180627B linkage group LG31, Otsh_v2.0, whole genome shotgun sequence, one region includes:
- the LOC112229429 gene encoding hairy/enhancer-of-split related with YRPW motif protein 1: MKRNHDFSSSDSELDENIEVEKESADENGNVISPLGPMSPSTKTQVNARKRRRGIIEKRRRDRINNSLTELRRLVPSAFEKQGSAKLEKAEILQMTVEHVKMLHAAGGKGYFDARALATDYRGLGFRECLAETARYLSIIEGLDSADPLRIRLVSHLNSYTSQREALSISGIGHLAWGSAFASPPSAHLAHLLLRQQHHQHQQGATLQLPRSASNSPPSSSSSTPSSSSSPIERAPRSSPHGHAPSRLSGATPLSEHSHSQGGPRHVPPSAAPLPPGLNLTMTSSAAVTAKLSPPLSLSSLSTLSAFPFPFSAFPLLSPSTLSSPAYTPSSQASLGKQPYRPWGMEIGAF; this comes from the exons ATGAAACGGAATCACGATTTTAGCTCATCGGACAGCGAGCTGGACGAGAACATTGAGGTTGAGAAGGAGAGTGCCGATGAAAATGG gAACGTGATTTCACCCCTTGGGCCGATGTCTCCATCAACAAAAACTCAAGTGAATGCGAGGAAGCGCCGTCGAGGA ATCATTGAAAAACGGCGCCGCGACAGAATCAACAACAGCCTCACGGAGCTGCGTAGACTGGTCCCCAGCGCGTTTGAGAAGCAG GGTTCAGCTAAACTGGAGAAAGCAGAGATTCTGCAGATGACGGTGGAACATGTGAAGATGCTTCATGCTGCTGGAGGAAAAG GTTACTTTGATGCCCGTGCTCTGGCCACGGACTACCGAGGTCTGGGTTTCAGGGAGTGTCTGGCTGAGACAGCCCGCTACCTGAGCATCATCGAGGGGCTGGACAGCGCTGACCCCCTGAGGATCCGCCTGGTTTCCCACCTGAATAGCTACACGTCCCAGAGAGAGGCCCTCTCCATCTCTGGGATAGGGCACCTGGCCTGGGGCTCTGCCTTTGCGTCGCCCCCCTCCGCCCACCTGGCCCACCTTCTCCTCCGGCAGCAGCACCATCAACATCAGCAGGGGGCGACGTTACAGTTACCACGGAGCGCCTCCAACAGCCCTccgtcatcctcctcttctactccttcatcctcctcctctccgatTGAGAGAGCGCCACGTTCCTCGCCCCATGGCCATGCTCCCAGCAGGCTTAGCGGTGCCACCCCCCTCTCTGAGCACAGCCACTCCCAGGGTGGCCCTCGCCACGTCCCCCCCAGCgctgcccccctccccccaggACTGAACCTCACCATGACCTCCTCAGCCGCCGTGACCGCCaagctctcccctcccctctctctgtcctccctctccaccctgtcAGCGTTCCCCTTCCCCTTCAGTGCCTTCCCCCTGCTGTCCCCCAGCACCCTCAGCTCCCCTGCCTACACCCCCTCCAGCCAGGCCAGCTTGGGGAAGCAGCCCTACCGGCCCTGGGGCATGGAGATAGGGGCTTTCTGA